The genomic region CCCGAGCGGCCCCGGGGACGCCCGGCCCTACCCCGGGGACATCGAACGGCTCGTCGAACGGCTCAACACGATCACGACGCTCGGGATCCGCGACGTCCGCAAGGCCTGGACCGGGCTGCGGACGGAAGCGGCCGACGGCGTCCCGGTGGTGGGATTCGACGCCGAGGCTTCGGGATTCTTCTGGCTCGCCGGTCAGGGCGGCTACGGTTTCCAGACCTCCTCCGGCATCGCGGAACTGGCGGCCGGGCTGATTCTGGCGGGGCAGGGCCCCGGCGCTTCGGTCACGGCGGTGTCTCCGATGCGGGACGCCAGTCCGGCATCCCGGACAGTGGAGGCGCTGGCGGCGACCCGTTGGTCCATCCGGCGCTGAAGAATGGTTCCATGAGCACCCTGATCACCAATATCGCCGAACTCATGACCCAGGACGCGGAGCACCGCGTCCTCCGCGACGCGGCCGTGGTGATCGAGGGGGAGCGAATTTCCTGGCTTGGATCCGCGGCCGGGGCCCCGGCCGCCGATGAGGCCGTGGACGCCGGCGGCCGGGCGCTCCTGCCGGGCTGGGTTGACTCGCACACCCACCTGATCTTCGCGGGGGACCGCACGGCCGAGTTCGAGGCCCGGATGGCGGGGGAGAGCTACAGTGCCGGCGGGATCGCCGTCACCACAGGCGCGACCCGGAGCACGAGCGACTTCGACCTCACCCGGCTGGCGATGGGCCGGGTCGCGGAGGCCGTCTCGCAGGGCACCACCTACCTGGAGACCAAGACGGGCTACGGCCTGGACCTCGAAAACGAGGCCCGCAGCGCCCGCATCGCCTCCACCGTGGCGGACGAGGTCACCTATCTGGGGGCGCACCTCGTGCCCGCAGGCATGGACGCGGAGGAATACACGGAACTGGTGTGCGGGCCGATGCTCGCCGCCGTCCTGCCCTACGTCCGCTGGGCCGACGTGTTCTGCGAGCAGGGCGCCTTCAACGAGGACCAGTCCCGCCGGGTGCTGCAGGCCTGCAGGGACGCCGGCCTGGGGCTGCGCGTCCACGGAAACCAGCTCGGCGAGGGCCCCGGCGTCCGGCTGGCCGTGGAATTCGGCGCCGCGAGCGTGGACCACGTGAACTACCTGTCGGCCGCGGACATCGACGCGCTGGCCGCCAGCTGGTCCGGCTGGGACGGCGCCGGCGGCGGCTCCCGGACGACTGGCTCCCGCGGAACCGGGCAGCGCGGCACGGTCGCCACGTGCCTGCCGGCCTGCGACCTCTCCACACGCCAGCCGCTGGCGCCCGGCCGGGAACTGCTCGACGCCGGTGTCCAGATCGCTCTGGCGTCCAACTGCAACCCGGGGACGTCCTACACGAGCTCGATGGCGTTCTGCGTCACCACCGCCGTGCTGCAGATGCGGCTCAGCGTCCACGAGGCTGTCCGGGCGGCCACCTTCGGCGGCGCGCTGGCCCTCGGTCGGGAGTCCGGGAACGACGTCGACGGCGAACGCGCGGTGGGCTCGATCGCCGTCGGACACCGCGCGGACCTGCACCTGCTCAACGCGCCGTCGGCGACGCACCTGGCTTACCGGCCCGGCATCCCCCTGACGCACGCCGTGTGGCGGGCGGGCGTCCGCGCCCGCTGACTCTGCTTTCGCCGACTTAGCCCAGGAGGTAACCGTGGTCAGGCTGTTGGAGGAACTGGGCTTCGCTCTCGATCAGCTGTGGGCCCAGCGCCGGGGGCCGGCCGGCCTGGCCCGGCGCCAGGCCGCCCGGCTGGCGGAGATCGTTGCTCACGCCCGGACCAGCTCGCCCTTCTACCGGCGCCTCTACCGGGATGTGAAGGCCGCCCGGCCCGCCGACGGCGTTGTCCTGCCGGAGCTGCCACCGGTTACCAAACAGGAGCTCATGGCCAACTTCGATGACTGGGTCACCGATCCCGCCGTCACCCGGGACGGAGTCGAGGCCTTCATCGCCGACCCGTCCCTGGTCGGAACGCCCTACCTGGGCCGGTACTTCGTCTGCACATCGTCGGGCACCAC from Arthrobacter sp. NicSoilB8 harbors:
- a CDS encoding amidohydrolase family protein, which translates into the protein MSTLITNIAELMTQDAEHRVLRDAAVVIEGERISWLGSAAGAPAADEAVDAGGRALLPGWVDSHTHLIFAGDRTAEFEARMAGESYSAGGIAVTTGATRSTSDFDLTRLAMGRVAEAVSQGTTYLETKTGYGLDLENEARSARIASTVADEVTYLGAHLVPAGMDAEEYTELVCGPMLAAVLPYVRWADVFCEQGAFNEDQSRRVLQACRDAGLGLRVHGNQLGEGPGVRLAVEFGAASVDHVNYLSAADIDALAASWSGWDGAGGGSRTTGSRGTGQRGTVATCLPACDLSTRQPLAPGRELLDAGVQIALASNCNPGTSYTSSMAFCVTTAVLQMRLSVHEAVRAATFGGALALGRESGNDVDGERAVGSIAVGHRADLHLLNAPSATHLAYRPGIPLTHAVWRAGVRAR